A portion of the Meriones unguiculatus strain TT.TT164.6M chromosome 11, Bangor_MerUng_6.1, whole genome shotgun sequence genome contains these proteins:
- the Sowaha gene encoding ankyrin repeat domain-containing protein SOWAHA, with the protein MALAAAAAAAAAAAGVSQAAVLGFLREHGGQVRNSELLSRFKPLLDAGDPRGRAARRDRFKRFVNNVAVVKELDGVKFVVLRKKPRPPEGPEPPQPAPTGGPPSPLPAEDSSAPRAPRSPPPAGAPPEDPSAPSELRQGAESPPPQVTLREPPSGSAPQPGAPEEPEPPGSSEGASQVAAPAGVPSGLASPGPEPPGPQPAPAPAPAPAPAPAPVPAPAPAPAPASPQKPCMLPLRCVAPGPAALRLRAEEQGLRRQRSEEPSPRGSPMLLRRLSVEESRLSLPLGPGRSPHLRRLSRAGPRLLSPDLEEGPPAPPPPSPAVPLEPTEHEWLVRTASGRWSHQLHGLLLRDRGLAAKRDFMSGFTALHWAAKSGDREMALQLVEVARRGGAPVDVNARSHGGYTPLHLAALHGHEDAAVLLVVRLGAQVHVRDHSGRRAYQYLRPGSSYALRRLLGDPGLRSGTEPDAAGGGTGSLVSRHPVQVAATILSSTTSAFLGVLSDDLMLQDLARGLKKSSSFSKFLGASPMAPRKKTKIRSGLPSFTEISRRPTPGPLAGLVPNLPPPT; encoded by the coding sequence ATGGCGCtggccgccgcggccgccgcggccgccgccgcagCCGGGGTGAGCCAGGCGGCGGTGCTGGGCTTCCTGCGGGAGCACGGCGGGCAGGTGCGCAACTCGGAGCTGCTGAGCCGCTTCAAGCCGCTGCTGGACGCCGGGGACCCGCGCGGCCGCGCGGCCCGCAGGGACCGCTTCAAGCGGTTCGTCAACAACGTGGCCGTGGTCAAGGAGCTCGACGGGGTCAAGTTCGTGGTGCTGAGGAAGAAGCCGCGGCCGCCGGAGGGACCCGAGCCCCCCCAGCCGGCCCCCACCGGGGGGCCCCCCTCGCCGCTCCCAGCGGAGGACAGCAGCGCCCCCAGAGCTCCCCGCTCCCCACCGCCGGCCGGGGCACCGCCGGAGGATCCGTCCGCACCGTCCGAGCTACGGCAGGGCGCTGAGAGCCCGCCCCCACAGGTCACCCTGCGGGAGCCTCCGTCGGGCTCGGCGCCACAGCCGGGGGCTCCCGAGGAGCCGGAGCCACCCGGGTCCTCCGAGGGGGCCTCCCAGGTGGCCGCCCCGGCCGGCGTGCCGTCGGGGCTGGCCTCGCCGGGCCCCGAGCCGCCAGGCCCGCAGCccgcccctgcccctgcccctgcccctgcccctgcccctgcccctgtccctgcccctgcccctgcccctgccccggCGTCGCCGCAGAAGCCCTGCATGCTGCCGCTGCGCTGTGTCGCCCCCGGCCCCGCCGCGCTGCGCCTCCGCGCCGAGGAGCAGGGCCTGCGCCGGCAGCGCTCGGAGGAGCCGAGCCCCCGGGGCTCCCCGATGCTCCTGCGGCGGCTCTCGGTGGAGGAGTCCAGGCTGAGCCTGCCCCTGGGGCCCGGCCGCTCGCCGCACCTCAGGCGCCTGTCCCGAGCCGGGCCGCGCCTGCTGAGCCCGGACCTGGAGGAGGGGccccccgcgccgccgccgccgtccccCGCGGTGCCCCTGGAGCCCACGGAGCACGAGTGGCTGGTGCGCACGGCCAGCGGCCGCTGGAGCCACCAGCTGCACGGGCTGCTCTTGCGGGACCGCGGCCTGGCTGCCAAGCGCGACTTCATGTCCGGCTTCACTGCCCTGCACTGGGCCGCCAAGAGCGGCGACCGGGAGATGGCCCTCCAGCTGGTGGAGGTGGCGCGGCGTGGGGGCGCGCCCGTGGACGTGAACGCGCGCTCGCACGGCGGCTACACGCCACTGCACCTGGCGGCCCTGCACGGCCACGAGGACGCCGCCGTGCTGCTCGTGGTGCGCCTGGGCGCCCAGGTGCACGTCCGCGACCACAGCGGCCGCCGAGCCTACCAGTACCTGCGGCCCGGCTCCTCCTACGCGCTGCGGCGTCTGCTTGGTGACCCTGGCCTGCGGTCCGGCACCGAGCCCGACGCGGCCGGCGGTGGCACTGGGAGCCTTGTGTCTCGGCATCCCGTGCAGGTGGCCGCCACCATCCTGAGCTCCACCACCAGCGCGTTTCTGGGGGTCCTGTCCGACGACTTGATGCTCCAGGACCTGGCCCGTGGCTTGAAGAAGTCAAGCTCCTTCAGCAAGTTCTTGGGCGCCTCGCCCATGGCTCCCCGGAAAAAGACCAAGATCCGCAGTGGCCTGCCGTCCTTCACCGAAATCTCTCGTCGACCCACTCCGGGGCCTTTAGCTGGGTTGGTGCCCAATCTGCCCCCTCCAACCTGA
- the Shroom1 gene encoding protein Shroom1 isoform X3, whose protein sequence is MEALGTGSDRASPASAPGSLDLRRLSTRADSAYSSFSAASAGPETRTPSPGSDPLPYLDWDYVRVVWGGRSPTPQDAVLLTTQRPGATVAGHGVPRPPEKAQGSPGAPLSRQDTPLLYALAAEAEAAARPAEPPSPPASRDAYRQRLQGAQRRVLRETSFQRKELRMSLPGRLRPALPARPPSAHARSASGSQEAPEAEPARTAAPAPGAVGRGRLTSQQRLCCFSEPGKLHRVGWGGGPTAEGLRGACSTQELQREALSKSKGLQETQSLSSVELSSGSVDLGNTCRPAGRSQSVSGEVMAPRTGSERTVAAVQAVPQKAETPRPWLKTKLFRFLTQKEAAVGCPGEALQTRPAGCGQRVSETRVSTPCPSLPDDDVFLEEAETPSPQDRHAPQGLSVRDLHTPDQQYENGVSKKAGQTTGSAETPLHEVPGLTGADNHWQGVNGSVVISRPISRSPPETTNDDIPPFDAAAPPITDPSSATDNNCPEPVSVDVLQPSGPEAPGTPHHSSLAWGQPGSKPTWPSRHFEELVQELARLDPALSETLAAQPGPEPPQGLLDGLFPATEAWTAMRPACEEDGEKDAGGPEVGACGCRRLSQELPTSQEASRSENSSPHPVPDRSSGQGFPEQNSTQAKKVDLARLLHMMLQDLHTEQERLRGTAADWTGRSEDLEAAVSQACTPRELERFRRFMTDLERVLGLLLLLGSRLARVHLALARAGPDSDPDERASLLQRLRLLQRQQEDAKELKEHVARREQALRQVLERELPAEQLRSYCVLLAAKARILSQQRSLDDRVRFLKEQLDTIWNDLSHHPPFPRLSWAPGIRPLGKPPFPATHI, encoded by the exons ATGGAAGCCCTGGGTACTGGGAGCGACCGCGCCTCCCCCGCGTCAGCCCCTGGAAGCCTGGACTTGCGACGGCTGTCCACGCGCGCCGACTCAGCCTACAGCTCCTTCTCCGCCGCGTCTGCCGGTCCCGAGACGCGCACGCCATCCCCGGGGAGCGATCCCCTCCCGTACCTAGACTGGGACTACGTGCGAGTGGTTTGGGGCGGCCGATCCCCAACCCCGCAGGACGCTGTCCTCCTAACGACCCAGCGGCCCGGGGCGACAGTCGCTGGGCACGGCGTCCCGAGGCCTCCCGAGAAGGCCCAGGGAAGTCCCGGGGCGCCACTGAGCAGACAAGACACCCCGCTGCTGTACGCCCTGGCCGCCGAGGCCGAGGCTGCCGCCCGCCCCGCCGAGCCGCCCAGCCCGCCCGCCTCCCGGGACGCCTACCGCCAGCGGCTGCAGGGCGCGCAGCGGCGCGTGCTGCGGGAGACGTCCTTCCAGCGGAAGGAGCTGCGCATGAGCCTGCCCGGCCGCCTGCGCCCCGCGCTCCCCGCGCGGCCGCCCTCGGCGCACGCGCGCTCCGCCTCCGGCAGCCAGGAGGCGCCCGAAGCGGAGCCCGCGCGCACCGCTGCCCCGGCGCCCGGTGCGGTCGGCCGGGGCCGTCTCACCAGCCAGCAGAGGCTGTGCTGCTTCTCGGAGCCGGGCAAACTGCATCGCGTGGGTTGGGGCGGTGGGCCGACGGCCGAGGGCCTGAGAGGGGCTTGCTCCACGCAGGAGTTGCAGCGTGAGGCACTCTCCAAATCCAAAGGGCTTCAGGAGACTCAGTCCCTGAGCTCGGTGGAGCTGAGCTCCGGGTCCGTGGATCTTGGCAATACCTGTAGGCCTGCGGGTCGGAGTCAGAGCGTTTCCGGAGAGGTCATGGCTCCCCGCACAGGTTCAGAAAGGACTGTGGCCGCTGTCCAg gctgttccccagaAAGCAGAAACCCCCAGACCTTGGCTTAAGACCAAGCTTTTCAG gttcctgacTCAGAAGGAGGCTGCGGTGGGGTGTCCTGGAGAGGCCCTCCAGACCAGACCAGCTGGCTGCGGTCAGAGGGTCTCTGAGACCAGGGTGTCCACTCCGTGCCCCTCCCTCCCTGACGATGACGTGTTCCTGGAAGAAGCCGAGACACCGTCCCCTCAGGATCGCCACGCCCCCCAGGGGCTCTCAGTCAG GGATCTTCACACCCCTGACCAGCAGTATGAAAATGGTGTAAGCAAAAAAGCCGGCCAGACTACAGGCTCAGCAGAGACGCCCCTCCATGAGGTTCCAGGGCTCACAGGAGCAGACAACCATTGGCAAGGGGTGAACGGTTCTGTGGTTATCTCCAGACCTATAAGCCGTAGCCCCCCCGAGACTACAAACGATGACATCCCGCCATTTGACGCCGCTGCGCCTCCCATCACTGACCCCTCCTCAGCTACAGATAATAACTGTCCTGAGCCTGTCTCTGTCGATGTCCTTCAACCTTCAGGCCCTGAGGCTCCAGGAACCCCTCACCACTCTTCCCTGGCCTGGGGCCAACCTGGTTCCAAGCCGACTTGGCCTAGTCGGCATTTCGAGGAGCTGGTTCAGGAGCTGGCCAGACTGGATCCCGCCCTGAGTGAAACTCTTGCGGCCCAGCCTGGTCCAGAGCCACCTCAGGGCCTGCTGGATGGGCTCTTTCCTGCCACAGAGGCCTGGACTGCGATGAGGCCAGCCTgtgaggaggatggagagaaggACGCTGGTGGACCGGAGGTGGG GGCCTGCGGATGCCGCCGCCTCAGCCAGGAACTGCCAACCTCCCAGGAGGCATCCAGGTCTGAGAACTCTAGCCCCCACCCCGTGCCTGACCGGTCAAGTGGGCAGGGGTTCCCAGAACAAAACAGCACCCAGGCCAAGAAA GTGGATCTAGCCCGCCTCCTCCACATGATGCTCCAGGACCTTCACACGGAGCAGGAGCGACTGCGGGGCACGGCTGCAGACTGGACCGGACGCAGCGAGGATCTGGAGGCTGCGGTGAGCCAGGCCTGCACACCTCGGGAGCTGGAGCGCTTCCGCCGGTTCATGACTGATCTGGAGCGCGTGCTtggtctgctgctgctgctgggcagCCGCCTGGCCCGTGTGCACCTCGCCTTGGCCAGGGCCGGCCCAGACAGCGACCCTGACGAGAGG GCCTCGCTGCTGCAGCGACTCCGGCTTCTGCAGCGACAGCAAGAGGACGCTAAGGAGCTGAAGGAGCACGTGGCTCGGAGGGAGCAAGCCCTGCGTCAGGTGCTGGAACGGGAGCTGCCCGCGGAGCAGCTGCGCTCCTATTGTGTGCTGCTGGCCGCCAAGGCCAGGATCCTGTCCCAGCAGCGCAGCCTGGACGACCGAGTCCGGTTCCTGAAGGAACAACTGGACACTATCTGGAACGACCTGAGCCATCACCCCCCTTTCCCCAGACTGTCCTGGGCCCCAGGAATTCGTCCTCTGGGCAAACCACCCTTTCCTGCTACCCATATTTAG
- the Shroom1 gene encoding protein Shroom1 isoform X2 — MRFPTSRLVFLSHCPCHLDLKSFSTILRGPPVPNSIAMEALGTGSDRASPASAPGSLDLRRLSTRADSAYSSFSAASAGPETRTPSPGSDPLPYLDWDYVRVVWGGRSPTPQDAVLLTTQRPGATVAGHGVPRPPEKAQGSPGAPLSRQDTPLLYALAAEAEAAARPAEPPSPPASRDAYRQRLQGAQRRVLRETSFQRKELRMSLPGRLRPALPARPPSAHARSASGSQEAPEAEPARTAAPAPGAVGRGRLTSQQRLCCFSEPGKLHRVGWGGGPTAEGLRGACSTQELQREALSKSKGLQETQSLSSVELSSGSVDLGNTCRPAGRSQSVSGEVMAPRTGSERTVAAVQAVPQKAETPRPWLKTKLFRFLTQKEAAVGCPGEALQTRPAGCGQRVSETRVSTPCPSLPDDDVFLEEAETPSPQDRHAPQGLSVRDLHTPDQQYENGVSKKAGQTTGSAETPLHEVPGLTGADNHWQGVNGSVVISRPISRSPPETTNDDIPPFDAAAPPITDPSSATDNNCPEPVSVDVLQPSGPEAPGTPHHSSLAWGQPGSKPTWPSRHFEELVQELARLDPALSETLAAQPGPEPPQGLLDGLFPATEAWTAMRPACEEDGEKDAGGPEVGACGCRRLSQELPTSQEASRSENSSPHPVPDRSSGQGFPEQNSTQAKKDLHTEQERLRGTAADWTGRSEDLEAAVSQACTPRELERFRRFMTDLERVLGLLLLLGSRLARVHLALARAGPDSDPDERASLLQRLRLLQRQQEDAKELKEHVARREQALRQVLERELPAEQLRSYCVLLAAKARILSQQRSLDDRVRFLKEQLDTIWNDLSHHPPFPRLSWAPGIRPLGKPPFPATHI; from the exons ATGAGGTTCCCGACGTCCAGACTTGTGTTCTTGTCCCACTGTCCATGCCATCTCGACCTCAAAAGTTTCTCTACCATCCTGAGGG GCCCACCAGTCCCCAACAGCATAGCCATGGAAGCCCTGGGTACTGGGAGCGACCGCGCCTCCCCCGCGTCAGCCCCTGGAAGCCTGGACTTGCGACGGCTGTCCACGCGCGCCGACTCAGCCTACAGCTCCTTCTCCGCCGCGTCTGCCGGTCCCGAGACGCGCACGCCATCCCCGGGGAGCGATCCCCTCCCGTACCTAGACTGGGACTACGTGCGAGTGGTTTGGGGCGGCCGATCCCCAACCCCGCAGGACGCTGTCCTCCTAACGACCCAGCGGCCCGGGGCGACAGTCGCTGGGCACGGCGTCCCGAGGCCTCCCGAGAAGGCCCAGGGAAGTCCCGGGGCGCCACTGAGCAGACAAGACACCCCGCTGCTGTACGCCCTGGCCGCCGAGGCCGAGGCTGCCGCCCGCCCCGCCGAGCCGCCCAGCCCGCCCGCCTCCCGGGACGCCTACCGCCAGCGGCTGCAGGGCGCGCAGCGGCGCGTGCTGCGGGAGACGTCCTTCCAGCGGAAGGAGCTGCGCATGAGCCTGCCCGGCCGCCTGCGCCCCGCGCTCCCCGCGCGGCCGCCCTCGGCGCACGCGCGCTCCGCCTCCGGCAGCCAGGAGGCGCCCGAAGCGGAGCCCGCGCGCACCGCTGCCCCGGCGCCCGGTGCGGTCGGCCGGGGCCGTCTCACCAGCCAGCAGAGGCTGTGCTGCTTCTCGGAGCCGGGCAAACTGCATCGCGTGGGTTGGGGCGGTGGGCCGACGGCCGAGGGCCTGAGAGGGGCTTGCTCCACGCAGGAGTTGCAGCGTGAGGCACTCTCCAAATCCAAAGGGCTTCAGGAGACTCAGTCCCTGAGCTCGGTGGAGCTGAGCTCCGGGTCCGTGGATCTTGGCAATACCTGTAGGCCTGCGGGTCGGAGTCAGAGCGTTTCCGGAGAGGTCATGGCTCCCCGCACAGGTTCAGAAAGGACTGTGGCCGCTGTCCAg gctgttccccagaAAGCAGAAACCCCCAGACCTTGGCTTAAGACCAAGCTTTTCAG gttcctgacTCAGAAGGAGGCTGCGGTGGGGTGTCCTGGAGAGGCCCTCCAGACCAGACCAGCTGGCTGCGGTCAGAGGGTCTCTGAGACCAGGGTGTCCACTCCGTGCCCCTCCCTCCCTGACGATGACGTGTTCCTGGAAGAAGCCGAGACACCGTCCCCTCAGGATCGCCACGCCCCCCAGGGGCTCTCAGTCAG GGATCTTCACACCCCTGACCAGCAGTATGAAAATGGTGTAAGCAAAAAAGCCGGCCAGACTACAGGCTCAGCAGAGACGCCCCTCCATGAGGTTCCAGGGCTCACAGGAGCAGACAACCATTGGCAAGGGGTGAACGGTTCTGTGGTTATCTCCAGACCTATAAGCCGTAGCCCCCCCGAGACTACAAACGATGACATCCCGCCATTTGACGCCGCTGCGCCTCCCATCACTGACCCCTCCTCAGCTACAGATAATAACTGTCCTGAGCCTGTCTCTGTCGATGTCCTTCAACCTTCAGGCCCTGAGGCTCCAGGAACCCCTCACCACTCTTCCCTGGCCTGGGGCCAACCTGGTTCCAAGCCGACTTGGCCTAGTCGGCATTTCGAGGAGCTGGTTCAGGAGCTGGCCAGACTGGATCCCGCCCTGAGTGAAACTCTTGCGGCCCAGCCTGGTCCAGAGCCACCTCAGGGCCTGCTGGATGGGCTCTTTCCTGCCACAGAGGCCTGGACTGCGATGAGGCCAGCCTgtgaggaggatggagagaaggACGCTGGTGGACCGGAGGTGGG GGCCTGCGGATGCCGCCGCCTCAGCCAGGAACTGCCAACCTCCCAGGAGGCATCCAGGTCTGAGAACTCTAGCCCCCACCCCGTGCCTGACCGGTCAAGTGGGCAGGGGTTCCCAGAACAAAACAGCACCCAGGCCAAGAAA GACCTTCACACGGAGCAGGAGCGACTGCGGGGCACGGCTGCAGACTGGACCGGACGCAGCGAGGATCTGGAGGCTGCGGTGAGCCAGGCCTGCACACCTCGGGAGCTGGAGCGCTTCCGCCGGTTCATGACTGATCTGGAGCGCGTGCTtggtctgctgctgctgctgggcagCCGCCTGGCCCGTGTGCACCTCGCCTTGGCCAGGGCCGGCCCAGACAGCGACCCTGACGAGAGG GCCTCGCTGCTGCAGCGACTCCGGCTTCTGCAGCGACAGCAAGAGGACGCTAAGGAGCTGAAGGAGCACGTGGCTCGGAGGGAGCAAGCCCTGCGTCAGGTGCTGGAACGGGAGCTGCCCGCGGAGCAGCTGCGCTCCTATTGTGTGCTGCTGGCCGCCAAGGCCAGGATCCTGTCCCAGCAGCGCAGCCTGGACGACCGAGTCCGGTTCCTGAAGGAACAACTGGACACTATCTGGAACGACCTGAGCCATCACCCCCCTTTCCCCAGACTGTCCTGGGCCCCAGGAATTCGTCCTCTGGGCAAACCACCCTTTCCTGCTACCCATATTTAG
- the Shroom1 gene encoding protein Shroom1 isoform X1 → MRFPTSRLVFLSHCPCHLDLKSFSTILRGPPVPNSIAMEALGTGSDRASPASAPGSLDLRRLSTRADSAYSSFSAASAGPETRTPSPGSDPLPYLDWDYVRVVWGGRSPTPQDAVLLTTQRPGATVAGHGVPRPPEKAQGSPGAPLSRQDTPLLYALAAEAEAAARPAEPPSPPASRDAYRQRLQGAQRRVLRETSFQRKELRMSLPGRLRPALPARPPSAHARSASGSQEAPEAEPARTAAPAPGAVGRGRLTSQQRLCCFSEPGKLHRVGWGGGPTAEGLRGACSTQELQREALSKSKGLQETQSLSSVELSSGSVDLGNTCRPAGRSQSVSGEVMAPRTGSERTVAAVQAVPQKAETPRPWLKTKLFRFLTQKEAAVGCPGEALQTRPAGCGQRVSETRVSTPCPSLPDDDVFLEEAETPSPQDRHAPQGLSVRDLHTPDQQYENGVSKKAGQTTGSAETPLHEVPGLTGADNHWQGVNGSVVISRPISRSPPETTNDDIPPFDAAAPPITDPSSATDNNCPEPVSVDVLQPSGPEAPGTPHHSSLAWGQPGSKPTWPSRHFEELVQELARLDPALSETLAAQPGPEPPQGLLDGLFPATEAWTAMRPACEEDGEKDAGGPEVGACGCRRLSQELPTSQEASRSENSSPHPVPDRSSGQGFPEQNSTQAKKVDLARLLHMMLQDLHTEQERLRGTAADWTGRSEDLEAAVSQACTPRELERFRRFMTDLERVLGLLLLLGSRLARVHLALARAGPDSDPDERASLLQRLRLLQRQQEDAKELKEHVARREQALRQVLERELPAEQLRSYCVLLAAKARILSQQRSLDDRVRFLKEQLDTIWNDLSHHPPFPRLSWAPGIRPLGKPPFPATHI, encoded by the exons ATGAGGTTCCCGACGTCCAGACTTGTGTTCTTGTCCCACTGTCCATGCCATCTCGACCTCAAAAGTTTCTCTACCATCCTGAGGG GCCCACCAGTCCCCAACAGCATAGCCATGGAAGCCCTGGGTACTGGGAGCGACCGCGCCTCCCCCGCGTCAGCCCCTGGAAGCCTGGACTTGCGACGGCTGTCCACGCGCGCCGACTCAGCCTACAGCTCCTTCTCCGCCGCGTCTGCCGGTCCCGAGACGCGCACGCCATCCCCGGGGAGCGATCCCCTCCCGTACCTAGACTGGGACTACGTGCGAGTGGTTTGGGGCGGCCGATCCCCAACCCCGCAGGACGCTGTCCTCCTAACGACCCAGCGGCCCGGGGCGACAGTCGCTGGGCACGGCGTCCCGAGGCCTCCCGAGAAGGCCCAGGGAAGTCCCGGGGCGCCACTGAGCAGACAAGACACCCCGCTGCTGTACGCCCTGGCCGCCGAGGCCGAGGCTGCCGCCCGCCCCGCCGAGCCGCCCAGCCCGCCCGCCTCCCGGGACGCCTACCGCCAGCGGCTGCAGGGCGCGCAGCGGCGCGTGCTGCGGGAGACGTCCTTCCAGCGGAAGGAGCTGCGCATGAGCCTGCCCGGCCGCCTGCGCCCCGCGCTCCCCGCGCGGCCGCCCTCGGCGCACGCGCGCTCCGCCTCCGGCAGCCAGGAGGCGCCCGAAGCGGAGCCCGCGCGCACCGCTGCCCCGGCGCCCGGTGCGGTCGGCCGGGGCCGTCTCACCAGCCAGCAGAGGCTGTGCTGCTTCTCGGAGCCGGGCAAACTGCATCGCGTGGGTTGGGGCGGTGGGCCGACGGCCGAGGGCCTGAGAGGGGCTTGCTCCACGCAGGAGTTGCAGCGTGAGGCACTCTCCAAATCCAAAGGGCTTCAGGAGACTCAGTCCCTGAGCTCGGTGGAGCTGAGCTCCGGGTCCGTGGATCTTGGCAATACCTGTAGGCCTGCGGGTCGGAGTCAGAGCGTTTCCGGAGAGGTCATGGCTCCCCGCACAGGTTCAGAAAGGACTGTGGCCGCTGTCCAg gctgttccccagaAAGCAGAAACCCCCAGACCTTGGCTTAAGACCAAGCTTTTCAG gttcctgacTCAGAAGGAGGCTGCGGTGGGGTGTCCTGGAGAGGCCCTCCAGACCAGACCAGCTGGCTGCGGTCAGAGGGTCTCTGAGACCAGGGTGTCCACTCCGTGCCCCTCCCTCCCTGACGATGACGTGTTCCTGGAAGAAGCCGAGACACCGTCCCCTCAGGATCGCCACGCCCCCCAGGGGCTCTCAGTCAG GGATCTTCACACCCCTGACCAGCAGTATGAAAATGGTGTAAGCAAAAAAGCCGGCCAGACTACAGGCTCAGCAGAGACGCCCCTCCATGAGGTTCCAGGGCTCACAGGAGCAGACAACCATTGGCAAGGGGTGAACGGTTCTGTGGTTATCTCCAGACCTATAAGCCGTAGCCCCCCCGAGACTACAAACGATGACATCCCGCCATTTGACGCCGCTGCGCCTCCCATCACTGACCCCTCCTCAGCTACAGATAATAACTGTCCTGAGCCTGTCTCTGTCGATGTCCTTCAACCTTCAGGCCCTGAGGCTCCAGGAACCCCTCACCACTCTTCCCTGGCCTGGGGCCAACCTGGTTCCAAGCCGACTTGGCCTAGTCGGCATTTCGAGGAGCTGGTTCAGGAGCTGGCCAGACTGGATCCCGCCCTGAGTGAAACTCTTGCGGCCCAGCCTGGTCCAGAGCCACCTCAGGGCCTGCTGGATGGGCTCTTTCCTGCCACAGAGGCCTGGACTGCGATGAGGCCAGCCTgtgaggaggatggagagaaggACGCTGGTGGACCGGAGGTGGG GGCCTGCGGATGCCGCCGCCTCAGCCAGGAACTGCCAACCTCCCAGGAGGCATCCAGGTCTGAGAACTCTAGCCCCCACCCCGTGCCTGACCGGTCAAGTGGGCAGGGGTTCCCAGAACAAAACAGCACCCAGGCCAAGAAA GTGGATCTAGCCCGCCTCCTCCACATGATGCTCCAGGACCTTCACACGGAGCAGGAGCGACTGCGGGGCACGGCTGCAGACTGGACCGGACGCAGCGAGGATCTGGAGGCTGCGGTGAGCCAGGCCTGCACACCTCGGGAGCTGGAGCGCTTCCGCCGGTTCATGACTGATCTGGAGCGCGTGCTtggtctgctgctgctgctgggcagCCGCCTGGCCCGTGTGCACCTCGCCTTGGCCAGGGCCGGCCCAGACAGCGACCCTGACGAGAGG GCCTCGCTGCTGCAGCGACTCCGGCTTCTGCAGCGACAGCAAGAGGACGCTAAGGAGCTGAAGGAGCACGTGGCTCGGAGGGAGCAAGCCCTGCGTCAGGTGCTGGAACGGGAGCTGCCCGCGGAGCAGCTGCGCTCCTATTGTGTGCTGCTGGCCGCCAAGGCCAGGATCCTGTCCCAGCAGCGCAGCCTGGACGACCGAGTCCGGTTCCTGAAGGAACAACTGGACACTATCTGGAACGACCTGAGCCATCACCCCCCTTTCCCCAGACTGTCCTGGGCCCCAGGAATTCGTCCTCTGGGCAAACCACCCTTTCCTGCTACCCATATTTAG